A genomic region of Haliaeetus albicilla chromosome 8, bHalAlb1.1, whole genome shotgun sequence contains the following coding sequences:
- the CIST1 gene encoding uncharacterized homolog isoform X1: MARGPLLLLLCCASALLAAESGHGIDASSPVSLSSSGITVVPSPSMTSASATPSPPNTTTALSPSTKPGSTTPSSPLNTTMALSPSTKPSSATPSSPLYMTTALSPSHPTVPSSPATGHPSSSTAAPAPTSPGPSGPPPAPSSPALTVSPSPTSTLATSSRTTPVIGTSTAAGNSAQPPAKPDPGVVIVICLFVCVLVGEAAILLVWLCRRRTPGFHHLDEVPMSKVTEGSPITHQAPR, from the exons AGTCAGGACATGGCATCGATGCCAGCAGCCCAGTGTCTCTAAGCAGCTCAGGGATAACTGTGGTACCGTCTCCATCCATGACATCGGCATCAGCAACACCATCTCCACCCAACACGACCACGGCACTGTCTCCATCCACGAAACCGGGCTCAACCACACCTTCATCTCCACTCAACACGACCATGGCACTGTCTCCATCCACGAAACCCAGCTCAGCAACACCTTCATCTCCACTCTACATGACCACGGCACTGTCTCCATCCCACCCAACTGTTCCCAGCTCCCCAGCCACAGGGCATCCATCCAGCTCGACGGCAGCACCAGCCCCGACCTCACCTGGACCCTCCGGgccccctcctgctcccagctcgCCAGCGCTCACTGTGAGCCCCAGTCCCACCAGCACCTTGGCCACCAGCTCCAGAACAACACCGGTCATTGGCACCAGCACCGCAGCTGGCAACTCAG CGCAGCCCCCTGCCAAGCCTGACCCCGGCGTGGTCATCGTCATCTGCCTCTTTGTCTGCGTACTGGTGGGGGAAGCAGCGATATTGCTGGTGTGGCTGTGCCGGCGTCGGACCCCCGGCTTCCATCACCTGGACGAGGTGCCCATG AGCAAGGTGACAGAAGGGTCCCCCATCACCCACCAGGCACCCAgatga
- the CIST1 gene encoding uncharacterized homolog isoform X2 translates to MARGPLLLLLCCASALLAAGHGIDASSPVSLSSSGITVVPSPSMTSASATPSPPNTTTALSPSTKPGSTTPSSPLNTTMALSPSTKPSSATPSSPLYMTTALSPSHPTVPSSPATGHPSSSTAAPAPTSPGPSGPPPAPSSPALTVSPSPTSTLATSSRTTPVIGTSTAAGNSAQPPAKPDPGVVIVICLFVCVLVGEAAILLVWLCRRRTPGFHHLDEVPMSKVTEGSPITHQAPR, encoded by the exons GACATGGCATCGATGCCAGCAGCCCAGTGTCTCTAAGCAGCTCAGGGATAACTGTGGTACCGTCTCCATCCATGACATCGGCATCAGCAACACCATCTCCACCCAACACGACCACGGCACTGTCTCCATCCACGAAACCGGGCTCAACCACACCTTCATCTCCACTCAACACGACCATGGCACTGTCTCCATCCACGAAACCCAGCTCAGCAACACCTTCATCTCCACTCTACATGACCACGGCACTGTCTCCATCCCACCCAACTGTTCCCAGCTCCCCAGCCACAGGGCATCCATCCAGCTCGACGGCAGCACCAGCCCCGACCTCACCTGGACCCTCCGGgccccctcctgctcccagctcgCCAGCGCTCACTGTGAGCCCCAGTCCCACCAGCACCTTGGCCACCAGCTCCAGAACAACACCGGTCATTGGCACCAGCACCGCAGCTGGCAACTCAG CGCAGCCCCCTGCCAAGCCTGACCCCGGCGTGGTCATCGTCATCTGCCTCTTTGTCTGCGTACTGGTGGGGGAAGCAGCGATATTGCTGGTGTGGCTGTGCCGGCGTCGGACCCCCGGCTTCCATCACCTGGACGAGGTGCCCATG AGCAAGGTGACAGAAGGGTCCCCCATCACCCACCAGGCACCCAgatga